Genomic DNA from uncultured Acetobacterium sp.:
GACCGTATGGTTTTCTTTTATCGTTTTTAAATCTAAAGAACACCGAGATGAGGTCAATGCGAAGATGATGGAAGAAATGGGCAAACAAATGGAAGGAAAGGAAGACATGTCGATGCCTTTTGACATGAAGCGAATGGCGTATGGTGGTTTTCAAGTTGAAGTAGAAGGCTAGGTGTTCAATTTATCGATTTAATGACATGGGAATGACATGGGGACGTTTCGTTTGTCATATTGACAAAAACATGTTATACTGCAAAAAATAACAGAAGGTGAACGTTGAAATGGCAAGACAGGCACGGTTTAAAAGCACAACCGGCATTTATCATGTAATACTGAAAGGTCTGGATGGACGAAATATTTTTTTGGATGACTCGGATCGATCAGTTTTTATGGAAAAGCTCAATAAAGCCAGAGAAACGGGTGGGTTTCAGTTATATGCCTATTGTCTGATGGATAACCATGTTCATCTGCTGATTAAAGAAGGCGAAGAATTAGGCACCAGCATCAAACGGATTACCGTTGGTTATGTTCAATTGCACAACAATAAATACGGAAGAACCGGCCATCTTTTTCAGAATCGTTTTAGCAGTGAAGCAGTCGAAGAGGAACATTATCTAATGAAGGTAATTCGGTACATTCACCGCAATCCCTTAAAAGCCGGAATGATTGCCCGATTGGAAGAATATCCATGGAGTAGTTATGATAAAGTTATCCAGGGCTATCAGGGAAATTCGACTGCACTTGATAGTGAGATCCTCAAAGACTATTTTCCGACGGTGGTAGATTTTGTTCGTTTTTCGGAGGAAGAAAATCAGGATGAATGCCTGGAAATCAATCAAAAAACTAAATTGAGTGATGCACAGCTTACTGATATACTGAGACAGAACAGCGAATACCGGAATCTGGGGGAACTGTCTGTTGAAAAACGGAATCAGCTGATCCGACAGATTCAGCAGGAAACGAACAGCAGTATCCGTCAATTGAGTCGGGTATTGGGAATGGGTAAGATGATAGTGGAACAGGCATTGAAGCGGTGAATATGACAAACAAAACGTCCCCTTGTCATTAAACAGGAAAACATATGTCCATTGGAGTCTGTGCAGCATGTCATCGGGGGAAAATGGAAGATTAGTATTTTATGGGCTTTGAGCATACAGACTCGACGATTCAACGGTTGTTTCCGAGCATCACACAGGCGATGCTCACGAAGCAGCTCCGAGAACTGGAAAAGGATGGTTTTATTCACCGGGAAGTTTATCGAGAGGTACCTCCAAAGGTAGAGTACTCACTGACACCTGTCGGTGAGGATTTCATCCCGATCATTGAACAAATGTACGAATGGGGCGAAAAAAACAGAACTATTATGAACGTGGAAACAAGAACCTCTTAATAGAGTAAAGTTATTTGATAACCAGTTTCCCCTAAATAAGAGATGCTTGTGATTGAAGAAGTCGAAGCACTGAGCAAGGCATCAAACGAAACGTCCTCTCATCATTCGAATACGGATATTTTTTCAGGAATAAAACTGCTGGGAGCGATCCCAAGTCGGAATAAATCACCAATCCATTTGGAATCTTTGACATCATCTTGTGCCGCAAGCGATAGCGGCGGAATGGAGGTTTAAAATGTTAAATAAAGCAATCGAAATTGCTGCAATTGCTCATACTGGGCAAGTTGATAAAGCGGGAGCCCCCTATATATTGCATCCACTTCGAGTGATGCTTTCAAGAGATAATGATCTTGAACGAATATGTGCTGTACTGCATGATGTTGTAGAGGATTCGGAGTTTACCTTTGAAGATTTACGTAAACAGAGGTTTTCAGAAGAAGTCATTGATGTATTGGATTGCCTGACTAAGCGCGATGGCGAATGCTACGATGCATTTATTGGCAGAGTAATAAAAAATGAAACTGCATGTCGGGTGAAGCTGGCAGATATATCTGACAATATGGATTTAACACGTATTGAAAAGCCAACAGAGAAAGACCAGGAACGGATTAAAAAATATGAAAAAGCGGTTGAAATTATTCTAGCAACGTTATCATCAGAAATTGGGCGGAAGCTTTAATAAAGATTTAGCTTCCTAAAGATGATTGCCAAGGAAAAGGAAGTTCGCGGTACCTTATCATGAGGAGCGATCATTTAGAAAAATCAATGAAATGGGGCAAACCGGTGGAAATGCACTGGAAATCTATTATTAATAAACCGGGAGAAAACAATGAAACGAGTGGCGATTAGTTTAATATGTATGACATTATTGCTTTTTGGTGCGACTGGATGTAGTCAATTATCTCAGGAAGTCAAACAAACAGCGGACGATCTCTATGCTGCCAAGGTGGAGTTTGTGGGAGACAATGCCGCCGTTTATGCATTAATCGAAAAGACTGGCTTGGGAAAAATAAAAGATTATACCATCCAGCTGGAAACCAGCCAGGAACCCTATGGGCTGATCATAAATATCGCTGAAAAGGATGGATCTTTTAATGAAAGTGATTTTGTGCCATCGGCGATTCAGTTACTGGGTTTAATCAAGAATTTGGA
This window encodes:
- a CDS encoding transposase, with the protein product MARQARFKSTTGIYHVILKGLDGRNIFLDDSDRSVFMEKLNKARETGGFQLYAYCLMDNHVHLLIKEGEELGTSIKRITVGYVQLHNNKYGRTGHLFQNRFSSEAVEEEHYLMKVIRYIHRNPLKAGMIARLEEYPWSSYDKVIQGYQGNSTALDSEILKDYFPTVVDFVRFSEEENQDECLEINQKTKLSDAQLTDILRQNSEYRNLGELSVEKRNQLIRQIQQETNSSIRQLSRVLGMGKMIVEQALKR
- a CDS encoding winged helix-turn-helix transcriptional regulator, which encodes MLTKQLRELEKDGFIHREVYREVPPKVEYSLTPVGEDFIPIIEQMYEWGEKNRTIMNVETRTS
- a CDS encoding GTP pyrophosphokinase produces the protein MLNKAIEIAAIAHTGQVDKAGAPYILHPLRVMLSRDNDLERICAVLHDVVEDSEFTFEDLRKQRFSEEVIDVLDCLTKRDGECYDAFIGRVIKNETACRVKLADISDNMDLTRIEKPTEKDQERIKKYEKAVEIILATLSSEIGRKL
- a CDS encoding DUF4825 domain-containing protein; translation: MKRVAISLICMTLLLFGATGCSQLSQEVKQTADDLYAAKVEFVGDNAAVYALIEKTGLGKIKDYTIQLETSQEPYGLIINIAEKDGSFNESDFVPSAIQLLGLIKNLDYVEVNNGDEQFKMSTEEASALIDENVKNLGDSKDKLKSIIEELTNK